Proteins encoded within one genomic window of Dyadobacter chenhuakuii:
- a CDS encoding gamma-glutamylcyclotransferase family protein, whose protein sequence is MDPHATYLFTYGTLQGFDNPFAGRLRENAVYEGRGYFSGLLYLISWYPGAVFDKNASSKVHGEIYRLTAPEALFVELDDYEDVFEDEKNSLYLRKTISITTENEASLDCWVYLYNQSVAGLPLIEDGRFKHSV, encoded by the coding sequence TCACATATGGCACCCTGCAGGGTTTTGACAATCCGTTTGCCGGACGGCTTCGCGAAAATGCGGTGTATGAAGGCAGGGGATATTTTTCAGGATTACTCTATCTCATTTCCTGGTATCCGGGAGCTGTTTTTGATAAAAATGCTTCCTCAAAAGTGCACGGAGAAATATACAGGCTAACTGCGCCGGAAGCATTGTTTGTGGAACTGGATGATTATGAGGATGTTTTTGAAGATGAAAAAAACAGCCTGTATCTGCGAAAAACTATTTCAATCACCACAGAAAATGAAGCAAGCCTTGATTGCTGGGTATATCTTTACAACCAATCCGTGGCTGGACTGCCTTTAATTGAAGACGGTCGCTTTAAGCACTCGGTCTGA
- a CDS encoding type III pantothenate kinase → MLLAVDVGNTDTVFGLYQSDDWEYIWRMRSLVNENESHYESRLRLHFLEAGLWFGDVDTVVLSSVVPAMTPIIQKVLRSMFGDDVIVVGPDIYPDLSIAINHPHEIGADLIANSVAVMTRYQENCVVVDFGTALTFTTVSKDRKILGVAILPGLMTAVKALFANTAQLPEVPLVLPKTAIGKNTTEAIQAGILLGYEGLVKSLLQRIRQEMGGECIAVATGGLSSIIETLQEEFVEIDSNLTLDGLRIIGERLRPSA, encoded by the coding sequence ATGCTTCTAGCCGTTGACGTTGGTAACACCGACACTGTTTTTGGGCTTTACCAATCGGATGACTGGGAATATATCTGGCGGATGCGTTCGCTGGTGAATGAAAATGAATCCCATTATGAATCCAGGTTAAGGCTGCATTTCCTCGAAGCGGGGCTATGGTTCGGTGATGTGGATACGGTGGTGCTTAGCAGCGTTGTGCCTGCTATGACGCCCATTATCCAGAAAGTGCTGCGCTCCATGTTCGGTGATGACGTCATTGTCGTCGGCCCGGACATTTATCCCGACCTATCCATTGCCATCAACCATCCGCACGAAATTGGCGCTGACCTCATCGCCAATTCAGTGGCCGTAATGACGCGTTACCAGGAAAATTGCGTGGTTGTCGATTTTGGGACAGCATTAACATTCACGACGGTTTCGAAAGACCGGAAAATACTGGGTGTAGCAATCCTGCCAGGACTTATGACAGCGGTGAAAGCGCTTTTTGCCAACACCGCACAATTACCGGAAGTACCACTGGTTTTACCCAAAACGGCCATTGGAAAAAATACAACAGAAGCCATTCAGGCGGGCATATTACTGGGTTATGAAGGACTTGTAAAGTCGCTTCTGCAAAGGATCAGGCAGGAAATGGGTGGTGAATGCATTGCCGTTGCCACCGGAGGACTTTCGTCTATTATTGAGACCTTGCAAGAAGAGTTCGTAGAAATTGACAGTAACTTAACATTGGACGGACTCCGTATCATTGGCGAGCGCCTCAGACCGAGTGCTTAA
- a CDS encoding glycoside hydrolase family 2 TIM barrel-domain containing protein: MHRFYRYWLGLLTAFLLFNTFQSHAQAVPEWQDPQVFGVNTEKPRADFIPYPDEKSALLMDKKASSARSLNGTWKFRWASHPSKAIPNFFDPNMQDAGWDNIPVPSNWQVTGAREGRKYDAPVSNNKLAFKATPPRINADTNAVGMYRTTFTVSDDIKSKEIFLQFAGVQSACYVWLNGVAVGYHEDGMTPFEFDITEDVKSGLNHLAVQVINWSDGSYLEKQDQWRLAGIFRDVNLLVRPKVILSDFSVRTLLDANQEHATLKLSAFVKNYTEQAVHAHQVLFTLYDANKSVVVTPVSQMVGTLDPAKEGAVRVDIPIPNPVKWTAETPYLYTLSVQLMNSDGKVIEATSQPVGFREVKIKNGQLVVNGKVITVKGVNRQEFDAESGQAITRETMIKDITLMKQHNINAVRTSHYPNASQWYELCDQYGLYVIDEANLDGQGISGANMILADMPQWRSAFLARGKAMIERDKNHPSVIVWSLGNESEKGKNFKDMADYIHLADPTRPIDRHPVKQIHFASNWVSKALALKKPDGTSYWEFANAIDSTQAGDGLINPDRVPQPQLIEIKKVYQYVKFESPDTMRTGEKTVSLLNNYDFLPLNVLELAWSVQENGKIIGKPGVISNLNAASKQRQQVSIPYELPAVQKPGAEYFLNISIRLKDGTSWAPKGHEVAWHQIALIKSQEAAPALSLYNERPLRVAQISSARVAITGQDFAVTFDKKEGIISFKNKREEMLQAGPYASFWRVPTHQDEAGGAKSYAAQWREAGLDTLEVSDSEIKTQRLTSTVYRVTITRTFKSKTGDVDMTNEFIVYATGDIYVKNTFSPTGQWPSMAKVGTQFRMLATFNKTQWYGNGPHATYADQRTSGRIGIYGGSVADQHFAHLTPQENGNKTNVRWAAVTNAEGIGLLAVSDSVFNFNVHDYTDQQLLASKKRGATLTRGLETVVNIDLAQMGLGGGDSASQMHSPYLLPAKNYSYAFRLKPIDNTSNIEQIASYTLPYTGQESGSNLATNTVSDSDVEEEVAEEEATEPVAKPVVRKAPVRKKPAYKRKSSRRRRR, from the coding sequence ATGCACCGCTTTTACCGTTACTGGCTTGGCTTACTGACTGCTTTTCTGCTTTTCAATACATTCCAATCCCACGCACAAGCCGTCCCGGAATGGCAGGACCCGCAGGTTTTCGGCGTCAATACGGAAAAACCACGCGCTGATTTCATTCCTTACCCTGACGAAAAGAGTGCGCTGCTAATGGATAAAAAAGCGTCTTCGGCACGCTCGCTGAACGGCACCTGGAAATTCAGATGGGCATCGCATCCTTCCAAAGCCATTCCCAATTTTTTTGATCCCAATATGCAGGATGCGGGCTGGGACAACATTCCCGTCCCGTCCAACTGGCAGGTGACTGGAGCGCGTGAAGGCCGCAAATACGACGCTCCGGTCTCGAATAACAAACTAGCTTTTAAAGCCACGCCGCCGCGGATCAATGCAGATACGAACGCGGTGGGCATGTACAGGACCACATTTACGGTTTCGGACGACATTAAAAGCAAGGAAATATTTTTACAATTCGCCGGCGTGCAGTCGGCATGCTACGTATGGCTGAATGGTGTTGCCGTTGGTTACCACGAGGACGGCATGACGCCTTTTGAATTCGATATCACCGAAGATGTGAAATCAGGACTCAATCACTTGGCGGTCCAGGTAATCAATTGGTCGGACGGGAGTTATCTCGAAAAACAGGACCAATGGCGGTTAGCGGGCATTTTCAGGGATGTAAATTTGCTTGTGCGCCCAAAAGTGATTCTGAGCGATTTTTCTGTCAGAACGCTTTTGGATGCGAATCAGGAACATGCAACATTGAAACTCAGCGCTTTTGTAAAAAATTACACGGAACAGGCCGTTCACGCACACCAGGTTTTATTCACTTTATACGATGCGAACAAATCAGTAGTCGTAACGCCGGTCAGTCAAATGGTAGGCACGCTCGATCCCGCAAAAGAAGGCGCGGTGCGGGTTGATATTCCTATTCCAAATCCTGTAAAATGGACTGCGGAAACGCCTTATTTGTACACATTGTCGGTTCAGCTGATGAATTCCGACGGAAAAGTGATTGAAGCCACAAGCCAGCCCGTCGGTTTCAGGGAAGTGAAGATTAAGAATGGGCAGTTGGTTGTAAATGGGAAAGTAATTACGGTGAAGGGCGTCAACAGGCAGGAATTTGATGCAGAAAGCGGCCAGGCGATCACGCGCGAAACGATGATCAAGGACATTACCTTGATGAAACAACACAACATCAATGCAGTAAGGACTTCACATTATCCCAATGCTTCCCAGTGGTACGAACTCTGCGACCAATACGGGCTTTATGTCATTGACGAAGCCAACCTGGATGGCCAAGGCATTTCGGGTGCAAACATGATCCTGGCCGATATGCCGCAATGGCGTTCGGCATTTCTGGCGCGGGGAAAAGCAATGATCGAGCGGGATAAGAACCATCCTTCGGTAATCGTATGGTCACTTGGAAATGAATCTGAAAAGGGCAAGAATTTCAAGGATATGGCCGATTACATTCATCTCGCCGACCCTACGCGGCCCATTGACAGGCATCCGGTGAAGCAAATCCACTTCGCTTCCAATTGGGTCAGCAAGGCCTTAGCGCTCAAAAAACCTGACGGGACGTCCTACTGGGAATTTGCCAATGCGATCGACAGCACCCAAGCAGGCGACGGCCTCATCAATCCTGACCGTGTGCCGCAACCTCAGCTCATTGAGATTAAAAAGGTTTATCAATACGTAAAATTTGAATCGCCCGACACCATGCGCACGGGCGAAAAAACGGTCAGTCTTCTTAATAACTACGATTTTCTACCATTAAATGTCTTGGAACTGGCCTGGTCTGTTCAGGAAAATGGTAAGATCATCGGAAAGCCCGGCGTGATCAGCAATCTTAATGCAGCTTCAAAACAGCGCCAGCAGGTTTCAATCCCTTACGAGTTGCCGGCAGTGCAAAAACCTGGCGCCGAGTATTTTCTTAACATTAGCATACGCCTCAAAGATGGCACTTCCTGGGCGCCAAAAGGACACGAAGTTGCGTGGCATCAGATCGCGCTCATCAAATCCCAGGAAGCTGCACCTGCCCTAAGTCTTTACAATGAAAGGCCTTTGCGCGTAGCACAGATCAGCTCGGCGCGCGTTGCGATTACGGGACAAGATTTTGCTGTGACTTTTGATAAAAAAGAAGGAATTATTTCTTTCAAAAATAAGCGGGAAGAAATGCTGCAAGCTGGCCCATATGCCAGTTTCTGGCGTGTCCCCACGCATCAGGACGAAGCGGGTGGCGCAAAAAGTTACGCGGCACAATGGCGCGAAGCCGGGCTCGATACGCTGGAAGTTTCCGATTCTGAAATCAAAACACAGCGCCTGACTTCAACAGTTTACAGGGTAACCATAACAAGAACATTCAAAAGCAAAACGGGCGACGTGGATATGACCAACGAGTTTATCGTTTATGCAACGGGTGATATTTATGTCAAAAATACATTCAGCCCAACCGGCCAGTGGCCGTCCATGGCGAAAGTAGGAACGCAGTTCCGGATGCTAGCCACATTTAACAAAACGCAATGGTATGGCAATGGCCCGCACGCAACATATGCAGACCAGAGAACGAGCGGCAGGATCGGGATTTATGGCGGGAGCGTTGCTGATCAGCATTTCGCGCATTTAACGCCTCAGGAGAATGGAAACAAAACCAATGTTCGCTGGGCCGCGGTTACCAATGCGGAGGGAATCGGCTTACTGGCGGTAAGTGATTCTGTTTTTAATTTTAACGTACATGACTATACGGATCAGCAGTTACTGGCATCGAAAAAGCGGGGCGCAACACTTACACGGGGTTTGGAAACAGTCGTAAACATTGACCTAGCACAAATGGGGCTTGGCGGAGGCGACAGCGCTTCACAAATGCATTCACCGTATCTACTTCCTGCGAAAAATTACAGTTATGCTTTTCGGTTAAAGCCCATTGACAACACTTCCAACATTGAGCAGATCGCTTCTTACACATTGCCTTATACAGGTCAGGAATCCGGTTCAAATCTCGCCACTAACACGGTAAGTGATTCCGATGTGGAAGAAGAAGTTGCAGAGGAGGAAGCCACTGAGCCTGTTGCCAAGCCCGTTGTACGAAAAGCTCCGGTCAGGAAAAAGCCTGCTTATAAACGTAAATCTTCGCGAAGGCGCCGTAGGTAA
- a CDS encoding YceI family protein, producing the protein MHLSAMVFVTVLASALPSGPLLAQGKFGTSTGNTKFSSVTPLENVNAENKKSQVILNTANNEIAIRMNMREFVFPNKLMQEHFNENYIESEKYPTATFSGKVDNAPDYTKDGQYDVSATGKFTVHGVTKERTIKGKMKIESGKITINSDFEVPLTDHKIEVPQVVFVKIAQVISVKAQYVLTAK; encoded by the coding sequence ATGCATCTATCAGCCATGGTTTTCGTAACCGTGCTCGCCTCTGCTTTGCCTTCCGGGCCGCTTCTGGCGCAGGGGAAGTTTGGAACCTCGACCGGAAATACAAAATTCTCTTCGGTAACCCCGCTCGAAAATGTGAATGCAGAGAACAAGAAAAGCCAGGTTATCCTCAACACGGCCAACAATGAAATTGCGATACGCATGAACATGCGGGAATTTGTTTTTCCCAATAAACTCATGCAGGAACATTTCAACGAGAACTACATCGAATCGGAAAAATATCCGACGGCAACATTCAGCGGAAAGGTGGATAATGCGCCTGATTACACCAAAGACGGCCAGTACGATGTTTCGGCGACAGGCAAATTCACCGTACATGGCGTCACCAAAGAGCGCACCATTAAAGGTAAGATGAAGATCGAAAGCGGGAAGATTACGATCAACTCTGATTTTGAAGTGCCGCTAACCGATCACAAAATTGAAGTCCCACAGGTCGTTTTTGTGAAAATAGCCCAGGTAATCAGTGTAAAGGCGCAATATGTGCTGACTGCGAAATGA
- a CDS encoding DUF5777 family beta-barrel protein codes for MKLLRLMMMLTCSTTVLYAQDDLLSELSKQDSMVTVPVSATFKSTRVVNGHSIETMKKKHLDFRISHRFGRLNSGAYQFFGLDQATMRMGFEYGVTDDFMIGVGRSTSQKVYDFFGKLKVLKQSDGARNIPVSVTLFGGTGVATVNKELEFQDKLYYSAQVLIARKFGERLSLQLSPTFLHRNKPEVFGDEKVLLALGVGGRFKLSKRVSLNGEYFYTAREKNTVTAPYYDSMSFGVDIETGGHVFQLHFTNSLGMIEKQFIGETTGTWGKGDIHYGFNISRTFSFDKKNKKVAN; via the coding sequence ATGAAATTACTCCGCCTAATGATGATGTTGACCTGTTCAACAACGGTTCTCTATGCCCAGGATGACCTGCTCAGTGAACTATCCAAGCAGGATAGCATGGTTACCGTGCCCGTTTCTGCCACATTCAAATCCACGCGCGTCGTCAATGGACATTCCATTGAAACGATGAAAAAGAAGCATCTGGACTTTCGTATCTCGCACCGTTTCGGGCGGCTCAATTCGGGCGCTTACCAGTTTTTCGGACTGGACCAGGCGACGATGCGGATGGGTTTTGAATACGGTGTGACGGACGATTTCATGATCGGCGTAGGGAGGAGCACTTCGCAGAAAGTGTATGATTTTTTTGGTAAACTAAAAGTGCTGAAACAAAGCGATGGTGCCCGCAATATTCCCGTTTCTGTAACGCTTTTCGGTGGAACCGGAGTTGCTACGGTTAACAAGGAACTTGAATTTCAGGACAAACTATATTATTCAGCCCAGGTGCTTATAGCGCGTAAATTTGGAGAAAGGCTTTCCCTGCAGCTTTCGCCTACATTCCTGCACCGCAACAAGCCCGAGGTTTTTGGTGATGAAAAAGTGCTGCTGGCGCTTGGCGTCGGGGGACGGTTCAAGCTATCCAAACGTGTATCATTGAACGGGGAGTATTTTTACACAGCACGGGAGAAAAACACCGTTACTGCTCCCTATTATGATTCCATGTCGTTCGGGGTTGACATTGAGACCGGCGGGCACGTTTTTCAATTGCATTTTACCAATTCGCTGGGTATGATCGAGAAGCAGTTTATCGGGGAAACGACCGGCACCTGGGGCAAGGGTGACATTCACTACGGGTTTAACATTTCCCGCACATTCAGTTTTGACAAGAAGAACAAGAAGGTAGCCAACTGA
- a CDS encoding QcrA and Rieske domain-containing protein: MENVKADKMKRGEFLRSLGLSTSTLMAFYCIGTTMTACGSSDDEPEPNPGGGGSVNGVTGTTTGNAINFTVDLTHSNAKDLKTAGTGKVFGDVLVAFTTANQYVALSRICTHEGSTVGYRKEQNDIRCPTHLSEFSLTGAVEQGPATTPLQAYKTSLSSDGNTLTVTA, from the coding sequence ATGGAAAATGTTAAAGCAGACAAAATGAAAAGAGGTGAATTCCTGAGAAGTCTCGGACTAAGCACTTCTACACTCATGGCATTTTATTGCATAGGAACAACCATGACGGCCTGCGGATCCAGCGATGATGAGCCGGAACCAAATCCAGGCGGCGGCGGCTCGGTAAATGGCGTAACCGGAACCACAACCGGCAATGCGATCAACTTTACAGTGGATCTTACCCATAGTAATGCAAAAGACCTGAAAACGGCAGGAACAGGAAAGGTTTTTGGTGATGTCCTGGTTGCCTTTACCACTGCGAATCAGTATGTAGCCTTGTCCAGGATCTGCACGCATGAGGGAAGCACAGTAGGCTACCGAAAAGAGCAGAACGACATCAGATGTCCTACGCACCTATCAGAATTCTCGCTTACAGGTGCAGTGGAACAAGGCCCGGCCACAACTCCGTTGCAAGCTTACAAAACTTCTCTTTCCTCTGACGGAAACACATTAACAGTTACAGCCTAA
- a CDS encoding RNA polymerase sigma factor, whose amino-acid sequence MPEYTSAVLLELLDGCLKKNRRSQELLYKQFYGYAMSICLRYTRSREEAKEILNDGFFKVFTKLDTFDSSRSFKTWLSRIMINTALDHYRQEIRRDVFDDVEVADNVAIDETVISKLAHEELMELIQKLTPSYRLVFSLSVIDGYTHEEIADQLNISVGASKSNLSRAREKLREMLSKINIGDYDRVTR is encoded by the coding sequence ATGCCCGAGTATACCTCCGCAGTTCTTCTTGAACTACTCGACGGCTGTTTAAAGAAAAACCGCCGCAGTCAGGAGCTGTTGTATAAACAGTTTTACGGCTATGCTATGAGCATTTGTTTGCGCTATACACGCAGCAGGGAAGAAGCGAAAGAGATACTCAACGATGGATTTTTTAAGGTTTTTACCAAGCTGGATACATTCGATTCCAGCCGTTCATTTAAAACCTGGTTGAGCAGAATTATGATTAATACAGCCCTCGATCATTACAGACAGGAAATACGCCGGGATGTTTTTGATGATGTGGAAGTTGCGGACAATGTGGCCATTGATGAAACGGTCATCAGCAAACTTGCGCACGAAGAATTGATGGAGCTGATCCAGAAACTGACCCCTTCTTACAGACTTGTATTTAGTTTATCAGTTATAGACGGCTATACACACGAAGAGATTGCAGACCAGCTGAATATTTCAGTAGGGGCGTCGAAGTCAAATTTGTCGCGTGCAAGAGAAAAATTGAGAGAAATGTTATCAAAGATAAATATTGGCGATTATGACAGAGTTACCAGATGA